ATGATCTGAGAAATTTATgcaagatatttttggttttcatcATATCCTATTTCTCAAAAATTGGCACCAAGTTAACTTGTTATCACTGTCAACTTCCTAGCTCAATTTGACAGCTAAATGatttgtttgaaaataaatatctTGATCTAgcctaaaaaattaaaagtaaacaTTTGAAAACTTCAACGTGCAGTAAAATAACTGAAGTTGAACAACATTATAAAGAATTATTTCGAAAACCTTTGTCCTATAATCCTATTCCAGCCTAGTAAAAACTACAAAAAGCAACCTTGATGGCAGTCAGTGGGTGAATACTGAATAGCTCATCTTATACACacattaaactaataaactGTTAAAAATAAGAGgaacaaaaataaacatataaaaaagaAGATAGTATGATTGATAAAAGCTCTTACAAGATACACAAATCCATCTGCAGCATCAACAATAGCTTTCATCCGGTTTGTAGGAGTGGTGGGTGTTGTGAGGAGTACCTTGATGACATCAAAGTAGCAAATATACCAAATCAACTAACTATAGCCATGTGCACATAGATTAATATAGCCACACACATAATAATAAATACACATATTACAAAATGTTAAACAAAATATACCACCATTAAATTTATAAAGTATAACACGGGAAAGTACAATTATGTTTCATAACAAAATTTCATGGTCCAATCACCACCATGCTTTCTCCGTTATGTTAAATAACTTATggatttcatatttataaattcatattacaaacaaataaaatgagGTGCGACATTGTTTCTCAATCATTATGATCAACAGTATAAGGGTTATCCACATGAAATCCAGAAACAAAGCAAAAGAAAGTTTCAAAAGTAGGCAAACCAGTTCAATTCCATTCTTCTTAGCTTCTTCCCTTAAAGTTTCTGTCTCCTCCAGAGGAACATCAGGGACTACAAGCCCTGCATGCGTATGGGAAAGAAAAGAATATATTATCCTGACTAGAAAACCGGATGAAAAAGggaaaacaacacaaacaattttttatttcataagcAATTTATAAGTGGACTTGGCCGATAAAGAAACCTTAAGCAGGACTTGGCAAGAGAGTGTTGAgatgcttttatttttattctttataatgATATTAAATTAGCAAAACCAAAAAATGTTGACATGGTTTATCATAGAACGTGTTCAGAAAATAGACCAAAAGTAGTGAAGCACAATGTAATTTTAATATACTACGCTATTTGTCAAACCATTACTTCAGTTGAGTCTCACCATGAACACCGGTGGCTCTTACGATGGACATAAATTTCCCAGTACCACGCTTCAGTATTGGGTTGTAATAAGTAAACAGTGCAATCGGGGTAGACAATTGTGGAATAACCTGCCAAATCAATCATTGAGAATGATAACCAGTCCATGAATCATGAATCCAAGGGAAGATACGTTTCACAAAGCAATAAGGTTTTTAAACTCCTCCTAGTTAGAATaatagttttaacttttaactacACAACAATGCACAAAATATCCTGCCAAAAGTTCAACATGGTGGAATACAGCATGGATTCATGGTTTTGTGAGTTTAAATAAGATGAATGGAATGAAATGAACAGATGAATGGAATAAAATATGTTTGCAGTGAGCACCCTCGTTATGAACAATAAGCATCAAATAATAACTATCTATATCTTATATTACAAAACAAACGCAATTTATATATGTTTACGAGACACGAGTGCATCAGTGCTTGCAAAAGCAGGGTAGATTTGGTTTAATCTTCacaacaaaatagaaaattctGATAGTTGCTCCGCTaatttgtcaaataaataaGATGATTGGAAAGAATAATAAATGAGTGGTGAATGAAAATCAATTATTGCAGCAGAACCTCCTCCTATAAGCTATAGTTATGACAGTAATATTTAACAAATGACAAATAGTTTCATAATTTACCTCCTTCAACATAGAAATAACTGAATCAAAATTGGTCCCCCTTGCTAAAGATCTTGTAGCAGCAGCCTGAACAGAAAGACACATCAGTTTGATTTGAGAATCAGACAGTGGTAAATATGCCTAGAATAGACGAAAGAATGTAACCAACCTGGATAACAGGACCATCGGCCAAAGGATCCGAATACGGTACACCGAGCTCAATAATGTCAGATCCACATGAATCAAGCACTTTCAGTGCTTCTGCTGTAGTTGAAAGGTCAGGATCACCGGCGGTGATGAATGGGATGAAAGCCACCTTCACACAAACATATATGCTTCTAAGAATATAATCATTGCATGTCAAGAATTAATACTAGTATATTCATTCATCTTGTTGCAACAAACTAAGTTGGCATCTTACAAAGTATATATAATCCTAGTAACTAATCCATTATAACCACGCAAAGATCAAAAACATGGAAAATCGAATACTTAAAACAATGGGTATAACACATTACTATATaaaccagatacatcaattaatcaataaacctaaaaaaaaacttgtgcaTATAATAGTCCCCGCGAGCTTAGCTCAGCtagtagggacatcgcactatatgtgcaggagccggggttcgaatcccggacATTCCACTTATTTACGTGTAAGgtaaaatttctagccactaggctactggaccaaaaaaaaacttgtcCCTATAATATgtaacggagggagtataagcaCACTCACTTTTCCTTGTTTCTTCAGCCTGCTGAATGTTTCAGAGAGTCCAACTGTTTCCATAGCCTTGATAGCAGCCACTGGAGTGAATCTTTTAAATGATATTATTTTAGGTTTGTTGGAGGAAAAACTGACCCCAAAACGAGTCTCGGGTTTGTTCAATTGCAAGAAGCAAGATGATTTCAATGCAATGGCCATAAAAACCAATTCTCTTCCCAATTCTAATGAGGAATTGCACACATGTTAAGCTTATGGATAATTAAATGCTAAAAGcacaacacaaaaaaaataaatctttataaAAGACAAATATGTAACCACAAATTTAACTAGTATATgaatatgaaatgaaaaatatcacaaaacaataaatttgattatactGAAAAAATGCATGCTAATTGTGTATATTGATTTTACAATAGATTGTATCAAGATTGATTTGATTTATATGAAATGTgaagtaaaaatagaataatAGGTTTGGCATTGGTTGAAAAATTGAATCTGATACTAATTTTTGAATGAGACGAAAGTAAAATTGAGGCGCATTAGCGCGGAATCGCGGTGGGAAGCGGAGCTCTGGTGAGACGCAGCAGGAGAGAAGAAGGAGAAAAAAGGTAAACCTGGAGTGACGTTTTCGCTGTTTGTGGTGGTCGGCGACTGTGTTTTCCGGCGAGTTGAGTTGAGTGTGACTCCAACTTGTTGTTTCAGTTTCAGACACTATGAAAGtaggaaaaaagaaagatatatGAAAGTTTGGATTATTCTATTGAGAAAATAGAGCAGGGGTATGCTAATCAGTGTTCCGGGATACTTggttaaggaaataaaaaaggaaagttttgaaaagaaaataacactttttaaatttttaaggaGTTGAttgcacaaactccaatgccaaattaatatttttgcatccttaaccagtgcctaggggcactatttagcatttatATTGGTGCTTataatgctatttttttttacaacagtgcttaaaattaatttacacccaaagtatatctattttttttttgacaaaacccAAAGTATAGCTATTAaggtccgtttgatctgcaaaatataaatattagacagaacagtacatgacAGTACAGTACAAGGAGCAAAAGTTTAAgatattgaacaaactttgtgtcgtacgatgtttggtggacaaaatgttattttgatattttacaCAAGTTGTGtcgaggacaaaaagttgtctcgtaATTCTGTGGGggacaaaaatttcagtttttgccTTATCTAGTTACTATCCCAAAACTATTTATTAGATCGTGAATGTCTTAAAGTTTAAAGCAGGagtatttattttaagtttattaaaacaattttttttctaagtagtctagtggctagactctcacacatttaaatgtggagaagtgTGAAATCCGGGGTTCGAATTCCaaccactccaataatgtctctagtagctaccatttgagctacacttatgagacaaaacaaaattaatttattcaaaataataaaatatttcacaCAACCCAAATTAGAAAATTACTAAAAACTTAACAATTAATCTGCAAACAAATTATTAACATTTAATGACAAAatgcttaaaaatatatatgatgaaattaattttttttagactaTTTATGTCTTTGGATCAACAACATTGACGACGTCAAGGTTATTGGTTGAATCTGCATTGGATCGAATCCAAATTGCCAATTTGAGTCGAACTAATAACTCGCAAGAtgagaaaacaaattaatgtCACATCAAACAAAGAACAATCTTGCACTTATTTGGTAATTTCAAATAATCTCGCACTTTAACATACATTTACCTTAGATGTTTTCTCCCTTTTTCTCAATATTAATtgcttttgttttctttcaaaAATGGGATGAAGTCACCCAAAAGTCAGATGAGATAGCGCATATCTCTTATCCTGGGCATGCAACAGTGTTAAAACTTTTAGGAAGAGTTTGTCACCAATTTGAGTCTCATAGGATTTGAcagattagtctctgcagttacgCTCAGAGAATACCTGATTTACGAAAAAAAAGATATTGTTGGGTgccaatattttataaataacttcattttaaatttaaggatttaattgatatgcaccgacggtgtaaaataattttacactgtcaaccaataccaaccatgttttccgccacatcaccccacttcatcccactttcttgatatgacatggcaatataatggttgtttattggacgatggtgtaaaactattttacaccgtcgatgcatattaattaaactctaaatttaaatctattttaaaataaattaatataaaaatatgacatgATATTGAATTGTGTTTACCTTTTTCTAGCAAACCAAACTCCGGATATTGAAGTGTTCATGGAGATATTTATGTatgtttatttaataatttgtgTAGTCCAAATAAATTGTATGATATATGAAAAACCGAAACTTTTGAATGTCGCATATATAAGTTTGGGCCAAAAGTTAATGAAGTTCCAAAATAGAAATTGTCGCATATATGAGTTTTGGtccaaaaaaagttattaaaaacaacataataataaagttttaagagtttttttttagaaaaaaaattattaatctttttgacattcaaaaaaaaattattaaaaataataataataataataaatttttaagaattttttttaaaaataataatatttttttttttaaatttttttttttaaaaatattaaatttaatgaattttttttaaaaaatataaatttaatgtatttccaCGTGTGCATGTCACGTCAACAAAGATGCACAGTCAGATGCCCACATGTCTATCTAGggggcaaaatgaaaaaattcggacattgcaggggggtaaacagaaaaaaaatttgtgcaaGGATGTAAACGAAAAATCCCTAATTTTGTAGGGAGGTAAATAGGCatttacccttattttttttttatcaattaacttaattactaattttttattgttaaagtaaataaatagaatgttcaaattaaagtttgaacTTGGGCTTCGGCCCTCttttatacaataaaaaataaaatccgaactcctatatataataatatcttTACTAATTCAGTTatgctaaaaaatatatatattttttatattttctacaaaaaaaagaaagaaaatagtgAAGGCATTGATTAACCTTAACTTGTGCGCCATTGTTTCCTGCTTTTGCAACTCTTCAATTTCCTGCTGCACATGCTCTAATTCAGTTGAAGCCTCCTTCAAatttgccaatttttttttattccacaCCTTAAGCTTCCCTTTGAGAACTTGGAGCTTTCAGGTGAGCACTGTCATTGCTGTTGATTAAGTCCACAACCTTCTTCTACTCTTCTATAGTAATGTAATTAGACAATGCAAGAGACTCAAATCTATCTTGGTTAAAAACTTTAAGCCATGTGACCAACCTTTTATTTGTCATAAATTTATTTGTCTAAAAGTTTAGTATGTCGGTCCATTTAAAAGTCTATTTCACACAAAGTCGGAGATTTATGCTTGaaaattttagatttaaaaaaacctaaaatattcaattt
This genomic interval from Trifolium pratense cultivar HEN17-A07 linkage group LG6, ARS_RC_1.1, whole genome shotgun sequence contains the following:
- the LOC123889900 gene encoding tryptophan synthase alpha chain-like isoform X1, which codes for MAIALKSSCFLQLNKPETRFGVSFSSNKPKIISFKRFTPVAAIKAMETVGLSETFSRLKKQGKVAFIPFITAGDPDLSTTAEALKVLDSCGSDIIELGVPYSDPLADGPVIQAAATRSLARGTNFDSVISMLKEVIPQLSTPIALFTYYNPILKRGTGKFMSIVRATGVHGLVVPDVPLEETETLREEAKKNGIELVLLTTPTTPTNRMKAIVDAADGFVYLVSSVGVTGARASVSGKVQALLQDIKEATTKPVAVGFGISTPEHVKQIVGWGADGVIVGSAMVKLLGEAKSPQEGLKALENLTRTLKSALD
- the LOC123889900 gene encoding tryptophan synthase alpha chain, chloroplastic-like isoform X2, whose translation is METVGLSETFSRLKKQGKVAFIPFITAGDPDLSTTAEALKVLDSCGSDIIELGVPYSDPLADGPVIQAAATRSLARGTNFDSVISMLKEVIPQLSTPIALFTYYNPILKRGTGKFMSIVRATGVHGLVVPDVPLEETETLREEAKKNGIELVLLTTPTTPTNRMKAIVDAADGFVYLVSSVGVTGARASVSGKVQALLQDIKEATTKPVAVGFGISTPEHVKQIVGWGADGVIVGSAMVKLLGEAKSPQEGLKALENLTRTLKSALD